A window from Drosophila nasuta strain 15112-1781.00 chromosome 3, ASM2355853v1, whole genome shotgun sequence encodes these proteins:
- the LOC132789452 gene encoding LOW QUALITY PROTEIN: zinc finger CCCH domain-containing protein 15 homolog (The sequence of the model RefSeq protein was modified relative to this genomic sequence to represent the inferred CDS: deleted 1 base in 1 codon) codes for MPPKKAPAPSKKTEQKKKEKVIEDKTFGLKNKKGNKQQKFIQQVQKQVQAGGHHPRADGDKRKEEKEKKLADQRELAMIFKPVQGQKVEKGTDPKSVVCAFFKQGTCTKGDKCKFSHDLSLENKVEKRSMYVDMRDSEDDPMTNWDDAKLKEVVDKKHSAEKRRPTTEIICKYFLEAVEKSKYGWFWECPNGEKCIYRHALPPGYVLKRDKKKEDKPTEISLVDLIEKERAALGPNQTRVTLESFLAWKKRKLQEKKAKLAAEEERKKSDFSKGKQFGISGREMFSFNPDLVDDGPMEEGDAAFDIYNREDDDDENVVEFKELDLAALSLAAQEVDGSGTVASSTRLLDQAEEAAKTAAAEDAAAAATSSVDSAPAINKDLFTDLDLAGELDDLDLDDDDDDDE; via the exons ATGCCACCAAAAAAGGCGCCTGCTCCTAGC AAAAAGACGGAGcaaaagaagaaggagaaaGTCATTGAg GATAAAACTTTTGGTCTAAAGAACAAGAAAGGCAACAAGCAACAGAAGTTCATACAGCAAGTCCAGAAACAAGTGCAGGCCGGCGGACATCATCCACGAGCAGATGGCGACAAGCGcaaggaggagaaggagaagaagttGGCCGATCAGCGTGAATTGGCCATGATCTTCAAGCCGGTGCAGGGGCAAAAGGTGGAGAAGGGCACGGATCCCAAGTCGGTGGTCTGTGCATTCTTCAAACAGGGAACTTGCACCAAGGGAGACAAGTGCAAATTCTCGCACGATCTCTCGCTGGAGAACAAGGTGGAGAAACGTTCGATGTATGTGGATATGCGTGACAGCGAAGATGATCCCATGACCAACTGGGACGATGCCAAGCTGAAGGAGGTGGTGGACAAGAAGCACTCGGCTGAAAAGCGACGCCCAACTACGGAAAtt ATTTGCAAATACTTCCTGGAAGCTGTGGAGAAGTCCAAATACGGCTGGTTCTGGGAGTGTCCCAACGGGGAGAAGTGCATCTATCGCCATGCGTTGCCTCCTGGCTATGTGCTCAAGCGCGACAAGAAGAAGGAGGATAAACCAACGGAGATTTCGCTGGTCGATCTGATTGAGAAGGAGCGTGCTGCATTGGGTCCCAATCAGACACGCGTCACGTTAGAGTCCTTCCTCGCTTGGAAGAAGCGCAAACTGCAGGAAAAGAAGGCGAAGCTGGCCGCCGAAGAGGAACGCAAGAAGAGCGACTTTAGCAAGGGCAAACAATTTGGCATCTCTGGTCGTGAAATGTTCAGCTTCAATCCTGATCTGGTCGACGATGGACCCATGGAGGAGGGCGATGCTGCTTTCGATATCTACAACCgtgaggatgatgatgatgaaaatgTCGTTGAATTTAAAGAGCTCGATTTGGCCGCACTCTCGTTGGCCGCTCAAGAGGTTGATGGCTCTGGCACTGTGGCATCCAGCACAAGATTACTTGATCAGGCCGAAGAAGCAGCCAAAACTGCTGCAGCCGAGGATGCAGCGGCTGCAGCAACCAGCTCTGTCGACAGTGCGCCCGCGATTAACAAAGATTTGTTTACCGACTTGGATTTGGCAGGCGAATTGGATGATTTAGATcttgacgatgacgatgatgatgatgaatga
- the LOC132789451 gene encoding mRNA export factor Gle1 — MSVDDLVRDQARLLNMQSVLQHAAIASITCTGPRSLGPDRKPLRLEIKQDVLPVLPVHKVVTEVDKTPPGIELIETSVFPNANIINASIVKRELAEECKRSVKLQLQEIKERQQSALNGQHALQRQAEQNQFYANSRVQRKENDKLLQQQAEQLAKSELEAQQREQQALLKRNNQKLLLLTIEAVSCCHSRFCGKYEKVAQLLLTLDTESVQACAAINQELRELAQQFDQLVGKLKCGTSEALELNSIFTAEQYCQKLDKLEVKLHQQLTEQEQQQLIKAKQQAEEKEKERLLLLEQQRQKKQEEQQQQEQKHQKELEALLKAAPKPEEAQQPAETSTPSAAAPAAAPPTAATATATSGISTSYVHPTRLAFYNEINALYQSKVDAVKPLQTDEAWKKYRTNCQRTINVPLNAITASSPQHLTTNFDKLYNFFAGQPVRTMDGSNITINDHPLARDYCILLMAKKFVSQTDTAISSNPQAAFPFASVINTFWKLLPDFGKIFLAYMYKESPYLVPYVIPQQPDQTPEQYLKTMGYRLSENNELEKPDMFLKRQTGIARLYAAVIMTPSRKIDGPAQCFGLDEAWRWLTHITFVKPLPDICATMIMEMLQTLGFELWRAYGTNFLKLLVYIQTVYIPQLAAYDEGGPKTRLEMLLSKFLRERQIPQAVGVLPPGFW; from the exons ATG AGCGTTGACGACTTAGTGCGCGACCAAGCCCGTCTACTGAACATGCAGAGTGTATTGCAGCATGCGGCAATCGCTTCAATCACATGCACTGGACCCCGGAGTCTCGGCCCTGATCGAAAACCATTGCGCTTGGAGATTAAACAGGATGTGCTTCCAGTTCTGCCAGTGCACAAAGTAGTGACAGAAGTTGACAAGACGCCGCCGGGCATAGAACTGATTGAGACAAGTGTATTTCCCAATGCCAATATCATTAATGCGAGCATTGTGAAGCGCGAACTGGCCGAGGAATGTAAGCGTAGCGTCAAGCTACAGCTGCAGGAGATTAAGGAGCGACAACAGAGTGCTCTTAATGGACAGCATGCGCTGCAGCGGCAGGCAGAGCAAAATCAGTTCTACGCGAACAGTCGCGTGCAACGCAAGGAGAATGACAAACTGCTACAACAACAGGCGGAACAGCTGGCCAAAAGCGAGCTGGAGGCACAACAAAGAGAACAGCAGGCACTACTCAAGCGAAATAACCAAAAGCTACTGCTGCTAACCATTGAAGCCGTCTCGTGTTGTCACAGTCGCTTCTGCGGCAAATACGAGAAGGTGGCGCAACTACTGCTCACCCTGGATACAGAAAGTGTCCAGGCATGTGCGGCTATTAATCAAGAGCTTCGCGAACTGGCGCAACAGTTCGATCAGCTAGTTGGCAAACTTAAGTGCGGTACTTCTGAGGCCCTCGAATTGAACAGCATATTCACAGCGGAACAATATTGCCAGAAACTGGACAAGTTGGAGGTGAAACTGCATCAGCAACTGACggaacaggagcagcagcagcttatCAAGGCCAAGCAGCAGGCGgaggaaaaagaaaaggagCGACTGCTGCTTTTAGAGCAACAACGGCAGAAGAAACaagaggagcagcaacaacaagagcagaaGCATCAGAAGGAGCTGGAAGCGCTGCTCAAGGCAGCACCAAAGCCAGAGGAAGCTCAGCAGCCAGCGGAGACGTCAACACCAAGTGCGgcagcgccagcagcagcaccaccaacagctgccactgcaactgcaacaagtGGCATCTCTACCAGTTATGTGCATCCCACACGCTTGGCTTTCTACAATGAAATCAATGCGCTGTACCAGAGCAAAGTGGACGCAGTGAAACCACTGCAAACGGACGAGGCTTGGAAAAAGTATCGCACCAATTGTCAACGCACCATCAATGTGCCATTAAATGCCATCACGGCCAGCAGTCCACAACATCTCACCACGAATTTTGACAAGCTGTACAATTTCTTTGCCGGTCAGCCGGTGAGAACTATGGACGGCAGCAACATAACCATCAATGATCATCCCTTGGCACGAGACTATTGCATACTGCTGATGGCCAAGAAGTTTGTTAGTCAAACGGACACCGCCATTTCCAGTAATCCACAAGCAGCTTTCCCCTTTGCCTCGGTGATCAACACATTCTGGAAACTGTTGCCAGATTTTGGCAAAATCTTTCTGGCCTACATGTACAAGGAGTCACCGTATCTGGTGCCATATGTTATACCACAACAACCAGATCAGACTCCCGAGCAATACCTCAAAACAATGGGCTATCGACTGTCGGAAAACAATGAACTGGAGAAACCGGACATGTTCCTCAAACGTCAAACAGGCATTGCTCGTCTCTATGCGGCTGTCATCATGACGCCCAGCCGAAAGATAGATGGTCCTGCGCAATGCTTTGGCCTGGACGAAGCTTGGCGTTGGTTGACACACATAACGTTTGTGAAGCCATTACCCGACATTTGCGCCACAATGATCATGGAGATGCTGCAGACACTCGGCTTTGAGCTGTGGCGTGCCTATGGAACGAACTTTCTGAAGCTTTTGGTCTACATCCAGACTGTGTACATTCCGCAGCTGGCGGCGTATGATGAGGGTGGACCCAAGACACGTCTGGAGATGTTGCTATCGAAATTTCTACGTGAACGTCAGATTCCACAAGCTGTGGGTGTGTTGCCACCAGGCTTTTGGTAG
- the LOC132789453 gene encoding vacuolar protein-sorting-associated protein 25, with protein MAEFQWPWEYTFPPFFTLQTHDETRQQQLKVWSDLFLKYLKHTNQFLLGINDQNLPLFCNESIKRRLSSELILLILEHLQSTGHAAPLDKRRQEWQVYWYTLEEYGNMVYDWIQETGQTNSICTLYEIALGESTTQLDFHGVDEAVLLKALRLLEEKGKCELIEMDGSHGVKFF; from the exons ATGGCCGAGTTTCAATGGCCATGGGAGTATACATTTCCACCGTTTTTCAC CCTGCAGACACACGATGAAACACGCCAGCAACAGCTAAAAGTCTGGTCGGACCTCTTTCTCAAATACCTCAAACATACAAATCAATTTTTGCTTGGCATCAACGATCAAAACTTGCCATTATTTTGTAATGAATCGATCAAGCGTCGCCTGTCGTCAGAGCTAATCTTGCTTATTCTGGAGCATCTACAAAGCACTGGACATGCAGCGCCACTAGACAAGAGGCGTCAGGAATGGCAGGTGTACTGGTACACATTGGAAGAGTATGGAAACATGGTCTATGACTGGATTCAGGAAACGGGACAAACGAATAGCATATGCACCCTATACGAAATAGCTTTGGGAGAAAGTACCACACAACTGGATTTCCACGGCGTGGACGAAGCTGTTCTACTCAAGGCTTTGCGTCTGCTGGaggaaaaaggaaaatgtgAGCTGATTGAAATGGATGGCAGTCACGGTGTAAAGTTTTTCTAA